The following are encoded together in the Monodelphis domestica isolate mMonDom1 chromosome 5, mMonDom1.pri, whole genome shotgun sequence genome:
- the UPK3A gene encoding uroplakin-3a, with protein MCPLWTALALGWLPLSLAVDLEPQMASITFATNNPTLTTITLEKPFCMFNASNLGNVSYEVNLYVMENSGSVRYAVIKNNRSFPINSTFQETAGGQRAPYKAASFILPQCGDLPNLDEAGDVSKVAEILSAYLVRVGDNGYCSLNPNFKGTCNPPLTRATEYRFKYVLINPSSGFVEDQTLWSQPIRTNQISPYLEIDTWPGRRSGAMIVITSILSTLVFFLLVGFAAAVIFSFVSMGSSDLETQHESQISQEVVPKAQGSSEPSYSSVNRRQSLDRAEVYSSKLQD; from the exons ATGTGTCCCCTTTGGACTGCGCTGGCTCTGGGCTGGTTGCCCCTAAGCTTGG CAGTAGACCTGGAGCCTCAAATGGCCAGTATCACATTTGCCACAAATAACCCTACCTTGACCACCATCACTCTGGAGAAGCCCTTCTGTATGTTCAATGCCTCTAACCTTGGGAATGTCTCCTATGAGGTCAACCTGTACGTGATGGAGAATTCAG GAAGTGTTAGATATGCGGTCATCAAGAACAATCGCAGCTTCCCAATCAACAGCACATTCCAGGAGACTGCAGGGGGCCAGAGGGCACCATACAAGGCTGCTTCCTTCATCCTGCCCCAGTGTGGTGACCTGCCCAACCTGGATGAGGCTGGGGATGTGAGCAAAGTAGCTGAGATTCTGAGTGCCTACCTGGTCAGGGTTGGAGACAATGGCTACTGCTCACTGAATCCTAACTTCAAGGGCACCTGCAACCCACCTCTGACAAGGGCCACAGAATACAG gttcaaatatgtcttgatcaatccATCAAGTGGTTTTGTAGAGGATCAAACCCTCTGGTCTCAGCCAATCCGGACCAACCAGA TTTCCCCCTACTTGGAGATTGACACATGGCCTGGCAGGAGGAGTGGAGCCATGATAGTCATCACTTCCATCCTGAGCACCCTAGTATTCTTCCTGCTGGTAGGGTTTGCAGCTGCTGTCATCTTCAGCTTTGT GAGTATGGGGAGCTCAGACTTAGAGACACAACATGAATCTCAAATCAGCCAGGAGGTGGTTCCAAAAGCCCAGGGATCCTCGGAGCCTTCCTATTCCTCTGTGAACCGGAGGCAGTCTCTGGACCGAGCTGAGGTCTATTCCAGCAAGCTCCAGGACTGA